A single genomic interval of Acidovorax sp. 1608163 harbors:
- the atpA gene encoding F0F1 ATP synthase subunit alpha, translating into MQLNPAEISELIKSRIEGLAASSDIRNQGTVVSVSDGIVRVHGLSDVMAGEMLEFPATKDGQPSFGLALNLERDSVGAVILGEYEHISEGDTVKCTGRILEVPVGPELIGRVVNALGQPIDGKGPINAKLTDVIEKVAPGVIARKSVDQPLQTGLKSIDSMVPVGRGQRELIIGDRQTGKTAVAIDAIIAQKGQGVSCIYVAIGQKASSIKNVVRALEQAGAMEYTIVVAASASESAAMQYVSAYSGCTMGEYFRDRGQDALIVYDDLSKQAVAYRQVSLLLRRPPGREAYPGDVFYLHSRLLERAARVNADYVEAFTKGEVKGKTGSLTALPIIETQAGDVSAFVPTNVISITDGQIFLETSLFNAGIRPAINAGISVSRVGGAAQTKLVKNLSGGIRTDLAQYRELAAFAQFASDLDEATRKQLDRGARVTELLKQAQYSPLSISLMGATLFAVNKGFMDDIDVKKVLDFEHGLHQFLKTSHAALLAKLEQAKAMDKEAEAELTAAVAAFKKSFA; encoded by the coding sequence ATGCAACTCAATCCCGCAGAAATTTCTGAACTCATCAAGAGCCGCATCGAAGGTCTGGCCGCCAGCAGCGATATCCGCAACCAGGGTACCGTGGTGTCCGTGTCCGACGGTATCGTGCGCGTGCACGGCCTGTCGGACGTGATGGCCGGTGAAATGCTTGAGTTCCCCGCCACCAAGGACGGCCAGCCCTCCTTCGGCCTGGCCCTGAACCTCGAGCGCGACTCCGTCGGCGCCGTGATTTTGGGTGAGTACGAGCACATCTCCGAAGGCGACACCGTCAAGTGCACGGGCCGCATTCTGGAAGTGCCCGTCGGCCCCGAGCTGATTGGCCGCGTGGTGAACGCCCTGGGCCAGCCTATCGACGGCAAGGGTCCCATCAACGCCAAGCTCACCGACGTGATCGAAAAGGTCGCTCCGGGCGTGATCGCCCGTAAATCGGTGGACCAACCCCTGCAGACGGGTCTGAAGTCCATCGACTCGATGGTGCCCGTGGGCCGTGGTCAGCGCGAGCTGATCATCGGTGACCGCCAGACCGGCAAGACCGCTGTGGCTATCGACGCCATCATTGCCCAGAAGGGCCAAGGCGTGTCCTGCATCTACGTCGCCATCGGTCAGAAGGCTTCGTCGATCAAGAACGTGGTGCGCGCGCTGGAACAAGCTGGTGCCATGGAGTACACGATTGTGGTGGCCGCATCGGCTTCCGAATCGGCCGCCATGCAGTACGTGTCGGCCTACTCGGGTTGCACGATGGGCGAATACTTCCGCGATCGTGGCCAAGACGCCCTGATCGTGTATGACGATCTGTCCAAGCAAGCGGTTGCTTACCGTCAAGTGTCGCTGCTGTTGCGCCGCCCACCAGGCCGCGAAGCCTACCCTGGCGACGTGTTCTATCTCCACAGCCGTCTGCTCGAACGCGCAGCCCGCGTGAACGCCGACTACGTCGAAGCCTTCACCAAGGGTGAAGTCAAGGGCAAGACCGGTTCGCTGACTGCACTGCCGATCATCGAAACGCAAGCTGGCGACGTGTCCGCTTTCGTGCCAACCAACGTGATCTCGATCACGGACGGCCAGATCTTCCTGGAAACCAGCCTGTTCAACGCCGGTATTCGCCCCGCCATCAACGCCGGTATCTCGGTGTCGCGCGTCGGTGGTGCTGCCCAGACCAAGCTGGTGAAGAACCTGTCCGGCGGTATCCGTACCGACTTGGCCCAGTACCGTGAACTGGCTGCGTTTGCGCAGTTCGCTTCCGACCTGGACGAAGCCACCCGCAAGCAGCTGGACCGCGGTGCCCGCGTGACCGAACTGCTCAAGCAGGCACAGTACAGCCCCCTGTCCATCTCGCTGATGGGCGCGACGCTGTTCGCTGTGAACAAGGGCTTCATGGACGACATCGATGTCAAGAAGGTTCTTGATTTCGAACACGGCCTGCACCAGTTCCTGAAGACCAGCCACGCCGCACTGCTGGCCAAGCTGGAACAGGCCAAGGCCATGGACAAGGAAGCTGAAGCCGAATTGACCGCTGCTGTCGCCGCGTTCAAGAAGTCGTTCGCTTAA
- a CDS encoding F0F1 ATP synthase subunit delta codes for MAELATIARPYAEALFKAATAGAGMDLASTADWVDELAAIAANPQLRQLADNPKVTADQVFAVVTGVARSALSDAAKNFLRTVIDNGRLEALPEVAVQFRALVNGRTGSSDAVVHSAFPMDAAALADVSAALEKRFGRKLNLTAQLDASLIGGIRVVVGDEVLDTSVKARLEQMKAALTA; via the coding sequence ATGGCTGAACTCGCCACCATTGCCCGCCCTTACGCCGAAGCCCTGTTCAAGGCCGCTACTGCGGGTGCGGGCATGGACCTGGCCAGCACTGCTGACTGGGTCGATGAACTGGCGGCCATTGCCGCCAACCCCCAGTTGCGCCAGCTGGCCGACAACCCCAAGGTGACGGCAGACCAGGTGTTTGCTGTCGTCACGGGTGTTGCGCGTTCGGCGCTGTCCGATGCGGCCAAGAACTTCCTGCGCACGGTCATCGACAACGGGCGCCTTGAAGCGCTGCCTGAAGTCGCCGTGCAATTCCGTGCCCTCGTGAATGGCCGCACAGGCTCTTCGGATGCTGTGGTACACAGCGCTTTCCCAATGGATGCTGCAGCCCTGGCCGATGTCAGCGCAGCCCTGGAAAAGCGCTTTGGCCGCAAGCTCAACCTCACCGCTCAGCTGGATGCGTCCCTGATCGGTGGCATTCGCGTAGTGGTGGGTGACGAGGTGCTGGACACTTCGGTCAAGGCCCGTCTTGAACAAATGAAAGCGGCCCTCACCGCGTAA
- a CDS encoding F0F1 ATP synthase subunit B, translating to MSINATLFIQAIVFLILVWFTMKFVWPPIAKALDERAQKIAEGLAAADRAKSELTAANQRVEKELSQARNETASRLADADRRAQAIVEEAKARATEEGNKIVASARAEAEQQTVQAREALREQVAALAVKGAEQILRKEVNAGVHADLLNRLKTEL from the coding sequence GTGAGTATCAACGCGACCCTGTTCATTCAGGCCATCGTCTTCTTGATCCTGGTATGGTTCACGATGAAATTCGTGTGGCCTCCGATCGCGAAGGCGTTGGATGAACGAGCCCAGAAAATCGCCGAAGGCCTCGCTGCTGCCGATCGTGCCAAGTCCGAACTGACCGCTGCCAACCAGCGCGTCGAAAAGGAACTGTCACAGGCACGCAACGAAACGGCCTCGCGTCTTGCGGACGCCGACCGCCGTGCCCAGGCCATCGTCGAAGAAGCCAAGGCACGCGCTACGGAGGAAGGCAACAAGATCGTTGCATCCGCACGTGCAGAAGCCGAACAGCAAACGGTGCAAGCCCGCGAAGCCCTGCGTGAGCAGGTGGCCGCGCTGGCCGTCAAAGGTGCAGAGCAGATTCTCCGCAAGGAAGTCAATGCCGGCGTTCACGCCGACCTGCTCAACCGCCTGAAGACCGAGCTGTAA
- the atpE gene encoding F0F1 ATP synthase subunit C produces MENILGLVALACGLIVGLGAIGASIGIALMGGKFLESSARQPELINELQTKMFILAGLIDAAFLIGVAIALLFAFANPFVSTFLVNLPK; encoded by the coding sequence ATGGAAAACATTCTCGGTCTCGTCGCTCTGGCTTGTGGTCTGATCGTTGGTCTGGGCGCTATCGGCGCTTCCATCGGTATCGCACTGATGGGTGGCAAGTTCCTCGAATCGTCGGCACGTCAGCCTGAACTGATCAACGAACTGCAAACCAAGATGTTCATCTTGGCCGGTCTGATCGACGCTGCCTTCCTGATCGGCGTGGCTATCGCTCTGTTGTTCGCTTTCGCCAACCCCTTCGTCTCCACGTTCTTGGTCAACCTGCCCAAGTAA
- the atpB gene encoding F0F1 ATP synthase subunit A yields the protein MAAEAHAPTASEYIVHHLQHLQNINQTKIVDFTVINYDSIIVGLVLGVLTLLILWSAARKATSGVPGRFQAAVEMLVEMVDNQAKANIHNAESRKFIAPLGLTVFVWIFLMNFMDMLPVDLLPAIWAQIYGAAGHDPHHAYLRVVPTADLSTTLGLAFAILILRFWYSVKIKGAGGWAHELVSAPFGTSKNPIFALILGVVNLLMQVIEYVANTVSHGMRLFGNMYAGELVFMLIALMGGAAALSLSGVLLPVGHVIAGTIWTLFHILVISLQAFIFMMLALIYLGQAHNAH from the coding sequence ATGGCCGCAGAAGCGCACGCTCCGACTGCAAGTGAATACATCGTTCACCACCTGCAGCATCTTCAAAACATCAACCAGACCAAGATTGTTGACTTCACTGTCATCAACTATGACTCCATCATCGTGGGTTTGGTTCTGGGTGTCCTCACGCTTTTGATTCTCTGGTCGGCTGCCCGCAAGGCGACCTCCGGCGTGCCCGGTCGCTTCCAGGCGGCCGTGGAAATGCTGGTCGAGATGGTGGACAACCAGGCCAAGGCCAACATCCACAACGCCGAAAGCCGCAAGTTCATTGCCCCCCTGGGTCTCACGGTGTTTGTCTGGATCTTCCTGATGAACTTCATGGACATGTTGCCCGTGGACCTGCTGCCCGCCATCTGGGCGCAGATTTATGGCGCTGCCGGCCACGATCCGCACCACGCCTACCTGCGCGTTGTGCCTACAGCCGATCTCTCGACCACCCTGGGCTTGGCATTCGCCATCCTGATCCTGCGTTTCTGGTACAGCGTCAAGATCAAGGGCGCTGGCGGCTGGGCGCATGAGCTTGTGTCGGCCCCGTTCGGCACCAGCAAGAATCCCATCTTCGCCCTGATTTTGGGCGTAGTGAACCTGTTGATGCAGGTGATCGAATATGTCGCCAACACCGTGTCCCATGGCATGCGGTTGTTTGGCAACATGTACGCTGGCGAACTGGTGTTCATGCTGATTGCCCTGATGGGTGGTGCGGCTGCACTGTCGCTGTCGGGTGTGCTGCTGCCTGTGGGCCACGTCATCGCTGGCACCATCTGGACGCTGTTCCACATTTTGGTGATCTCGCTGCAAGCCTTCATTTTCATGATGCTTGCGCTGATTTACCTCGGTCAGGCGCACAACGCGCACTAA
- a CDS encoding ATP synthase subunit I has translation MKTIAPETETEAEDSDFKPLTAQEAQQWRSRNPPISVWKVVAGQALVGMLVALVAWVLTGRASVGWSAAYGALAVVVPAALFARGVLRHKASSNPRAAMLGFFGWEIAKIVLTVALLAAAPRLVVGLSWIALLVGMVVTMKTYWVALWVRPGVRKTD, from the coding sequence ATGAAAACAATCGCGCCAGAGACTGAAACTGAGGCTGAAGATTCTGACTTCAAGCCCCTGACCGCCCAAGAGGCGCAGCAGTGGCGCAGTCGCAATCCTCCCATTTCGGTGTGGAAGGTGGTGGCGGGTCAGGCACTGGTTGGAATGCTGGTGGCCCTGGTGGCCTGGGTTCTGACGGGCAGGGCATCGGTGGGCTGGTCTGCAGCCTATGGTGCCCTGGCGGTAGTGGTCCCGGCAGCTTTGTTTGCCCGGGGGGTGTTGCGTCACAAGGCGTCATCCAATCCGCGTGCCGCCATGCTGGGGTTCTTTGGTTGGGAAATCGCCAAAATCGTGTTGACGGTGGCGCTGCTGGCAGCGGCACCCCGGCTGGTGGTGGGCTTGAGCTGGATCGCCCTGCTGGTTGGCATGGTGGTCACAATGAAAACGTACTGGGTTGCGCTGTGGGTGCGGCCTGGTGTCCGAAAAACCGATTGA
- a CDS encoding YbeD family protein — protein sequence MTSSAPPSPHGTDAATPDPSKDSLIEYPCLFPVKVMGAKTDDFVLQMTALAKQHDPFLDAATIAQRDSAGGKYISLTITITATSRDQLDNFYRALTAHPLVKYAL from the coding sequence ATGACATCCTCTGCGCCCCCCTCCCCCCACGGCACCGACGCAGCCACGCCGGACCCGAGCAAAGACTCGCTGATCGAATACCCCTGCCTGTTCCCGGTCAAAGTGATGGGCGCCAAGACAGACGATTTTGTGCTGCAAATGACCGCCCTGGCCAAGCAGCATGACCCGTTTCTGGACGCCGCCACCATCGCCCAGCGTGACAGCGCAGGGGGCAAGTACATCAGCCTCACCATCACCATCACGGCCACCAGCCGCGATCAGCTGGACAATTTTTACAGGGCACTTACCGCCCATCCGCTGGTGAAATACGCGCTCTGA
- the lipB gene encoding lipoyl(octanoyl) transferase LipB: MELRQLGRVDYAHTVQSMQDYTAARTPDSPDMLLICEHLPLYTQGLAGKIDHLLNPGDIPVVATNRGGQVTFHGPGQVVAYPLIDLHRAGYYVKEYVYRVEEAVIRTLDHFGVTGHRVAGAPGIYVRLDDPHSHALLPQRPQKREGAAAPVPDFEGLGKIAALGIKVSRHCTYHGVALNVAMDLEPFARINPCGYAGLQTVDLSTIGVHTTWEEAAQVLGQQLSIRLAP; encoded by the coding sequence ATGGAACTGCGCCAGCTGGGCCGCGTGGACTACGCACACACGGTGCAGTCGATGCAAGACTACACCGCTGCGCGCACGCCAGACAGTCCCGACATGCTCCTGATTTGTGAGCATCTACCGCTTTATACACAAGGCCTTGCAGGCAAAATAGATCACCTCCTAAACCCCGGCGACATCCCTGTGGTGGCGACCAACCGGGGCGGGCAGGTCACCTTCCACGGCCCGGGGCAGGTGGTGGCCTACCCACTCATTGATTTGCACCGTGCCGGTTACTACGTCAAGGAGTACGTGTACCGCGTCGAAGAGGCGGTGATCCGCACACTGGACCACTTTGGCGTGACCGGGCACCGCGTGGCAGGTGCGCCGGGCATCTACGTGCGGCTGGACGACCCGCACAGCCACGCCCTGCTGCCGCAGCGCCCGCAAAAGCGCGAGGGGGCGGCTGCGCCGGTGCCGGATTTTGAAGGCCTGGGCAAGATAGCTGCGCTGGGCATCAAGGTCAGCCGCCACTGCACCTACCACGGCGTGGCGCTGAACGTGGCAATGGACCTGGAGCCCTTTGCGCGCATCAACCCTTGCGGTTACGCAGGTTTGCAAACCGTGGACCTTTCTACAATCGGGGTCCACACCACCTGGGAAGAAGCCGCGCAGGTGCTGGGCCAGCAGCTCAGCATCCGGTTGGCGCCCTGA
- the lipA gene encoding lipoyl synthase: protein MSTPEVVREAQSTEAYNPLAKQKAAAKLSRIPIKVEHGEVLKKPDWIRVKAGSPTTRFYEIKEILREHKLHTVCEEASCPNIGECFGKGTATFMIMGDKCTRRCPFCDVGHGRPDPLDKDEPLNLAKTIAALKLKYVVITSVDRDDLRDGGSGHFVECIQNIRELSPQTQIEILVPDFRGRDDRALEILKAAPPDVMNHNLETAPRLYKEARPGSDYQFSLNLLKKFKALHPNVPTKSGIMVGLGETDEEILQVMRDMRAHNIDMLTIGQYLAPSNSHLPVRRYVHPDTFKMFEEEAYKMGFSHAAVGAMVRSSYHADQQAHAAGV from the coding sequence ATGAGCACCCCTGAAGTCGTCCGCGAAGCGCAATCCACCGAAGCCTATAACCCGCTGGCCAAGCAAAAAGCGGCAGCCAAGCTGTCGCGCATTCCGATCAAGGTGGAGCATGGCGAAGTGCTCAAGAAGCCTGACTGGATTCGGGTGAAGGCGGGCAGCCCTACCACGCGCTTTTACGAGATCAAGGAGATCCTGCGCGAGCACAAGCTGCACACCGTGTGTGAAGAAGCCTCCTGCCCCAACATCGGCGAGTGCTTTGGCAAGGGCACGGCCACCTTCATGATCATGGGCGACAAGTGCACGCGCCGTTGCCCGTTCTGCGACGTAGGCCATGGCCGCCCCGACCCGCTGGACAAGGACGAGCCCCTGAACTTGGCCAAGACCATTGCCGCGCTCAAACTCAAGTACGTGGTGATCACCAGCGTGGACCGCGACGACCTGCGCGACGGCGGCAGCGGCCACTTTGTGGAATGCATCCAGAACATCCGCGAGCTGTCGCCCCAAACGCAAATCGAAATCCTGGTGCCGGACTTCCGTGGCCGCGATGACCGCGCCCTCGAAATCCTGAAAGCCGCGCCACCCGACGTGATGAACCACAACCTGGAAACTGCGCCCCGCCTGTACAAGGAAGCGCGCCCAGGCTCTGACTACCAGTTCAGCCTGAACCTGCTGAAAAAGTTCAAGGCTCTGCACCCCAATGTGCCCACCAAGAGCGGCATCATGGTCGGCCTGGGCGAAACGGACGAAGAGATCCTGCAGGTCATGCGCGACATGCGCGCGCACAACATCGACATGCTGACCATCGGCCAATACTTGGCCCCGAGCAACAGCCACCTGCCCGTGCGCCGCTACGTGCACCCCGACACCTTCAAGATGTTCGAGGAAGAGGCATACAAGATGGGCTTCAGCCACGCAGCCGTGGGCGCCATGGTTCGGTCGAGCTACCACGCCGACCAGCAGGCCCACGCCGCCGGCGTGTAA
- a CDS encoding AraC family transcriptional regulator yields the protein MANAADALTLRRYGPSPGSHSHDHFQVLLGLEGTLELEIEGRGLRVAHGNGCVIEPGARHDFESRRGSLCLVLDSAHAGWTAYAQRNEPLPAQARPLAQYLASALLQGRPLAQAHGPALLLEAWGATPSATSAASRRRSIDWLQLSQWAAREWHRALTVAELAQRVHLSPSQFGARCREELGLGAIEWLRSQRLAQARLLRDSGLSVAEVAHQTGYRSPSALTAALRRDAPGKTLPAAR from the coding sequence ATGGCCAACGCCGCCGATGCCCTCACGCTGCGGCGCTACGGCCCCTCGCCAGGCAGCCACAGCCATGACCATTTCCAGGTGCTGCTGGGCCTGGAGGGGACGCTGGAGCTGGAGATTGAAGGCCGCGGCCTGCGCGTGGCCCATGGCAACGGCTGCGTGATTGAGCCCGGCGCTCGGCACGATTTTGAGTCCCGCCGGGGCAGCCTGTGCCTTGTGCTTGACAGCGCCCACGCGGGCTGGACGGCCTATGCCCAGCGCAACGAACCCTTGCCCGCACAGGCTCGCCCGTTGGCGCAATACCTGGCCAGCGCCCTGCTGCAAGGCCGCCCGCTGGCCCAGGCCCATGGCCCGGCCCTGCTGCTGGAGGCTTGGGGCGCAACCCCATCGGCCACCAGCGCGGCATCGCGGCGCCGGTCCATCGATTGGCTGCAACTCTCACAGTGGGCAGCCCGCGAGTGGCACAGGGCCCTCACCGTGGCCGAGCTCGCCCAGCGCGTGCACCTGAGCCCCAGCCAGTTCGGCGCCCGTTGCCGCGAGGAGCTGGGCCTGGGCGCCATCGAGTGGCTGCGCAGCCAACGCCTGGCCCAGGCCCGCTTGCTGCGGGACAGCGGCCTGTCGGTGGCCGAGGTGGCGCACCAAACGGGCTACCGCTCGCCCTCGGCGCTGACGGCCGCACTGCGGCGCGATGCGCCAGGCAAAACACTGCCCGCCGCACGCTGA
- a CDS encoding DMT family transporter — protein sequence MSSAPPPHPHASNLKANAYALGAIALWASLASLGVSLTHVPPFLLTGIALILGSVPAWPFVLRDPAQWRIPLRTLALGIYGLFAYHFLLFIALRHAPAVEANLVNYLWPLFIVVLSPVILPGVRLRTAHVLAALLGFGGAAIAIVGGRELSGDLAWGYLPALAAAFIWASYSLLTKRVAAFPTTAIGLFGLVSGALSLLCHVLLEPSTTLQWRDWGLLALLGLGPLGASFFMWDKALKLGDARQIGILSYITPLASTTLLVLVSGRPFSCSIVVATGMILAAAVLGMRAR from the coding sequence ATGTCCTCTGCGCCGCCACCCCACCCTCACGCGTCCAACCTCAAAGCCAATGCTTATGCCCTGGGCGCCATTGCCCTGTGGGCCTCCCTGGCCTCGCTGGGCGTATCGCTCACGCATGTGCCGCCCTTCTTGCTCACGGGCATCGCGCTCATCCTGGGCAGCGTGCCGGCGTGGCCGTTTGTGCTGCGAGATCCCGCCCAGTGGCGCATCCCCCTGCGCACGTTGGCACTGGGCATTTATGGCTTGTTTGCTTACCACTTCCTGCTGTTCATCGCGCTGCGGCATGCGCCTGCGGTAGAGGCCAACCTCGTCAACTACCTGTGGCCGCTGTTCATCGTCGTGCTGTCGCCCGTGATCTTGCCGGGGGTGCGCTTGCGCACTGCGCATGTGCTGGCCGCCTTGCTGGGCTTTGGTGGCGCGGCCATCGCCATCGTCGGTGGGCGTGAGCTGAGCGGGGACCTGGCCTGGGGCTACCTGCCCGCGCTGGCGGCGGCGTTCATCTGGGCCAGCTACTCGCTGCTGACCAAGCGTGTAGCGGCATTCCCCACCACGGCGATTGGCCTGTTCGGCCTGGTGTCTGGCGCACTGTCGCTGCTGTGCCATGTGCTGCTGGAGCCCAGCACCACGCTGCAGTGGCGCGACTGGGGCCTGCTGGCCTTGCTGGGGCTGGGGCCTCTGGGCGCGTCGTTTTTCATGTGGGACAAGGCGCTGAAGCTGGGCGATGCACGGCAGATTGGCATCCTGAGCTACATCACCCCGCTGGCCTCCACCACCCTGCTGGTGCTGGTGAGCGGGCGCCCCTTCAGCTGCAGCATCGTGGTGGCCACCGGGATGATCTTGGCCGCAGCTGTGCTGGGCATGCGCGCCCGCTAA
- a CDS encoding DMT family transporter yields MAHPPPSTGPHATTKPLALMAPGAFVLIWSTGFLVGRGVAPHADPFWFLSARFACVALAFSAAALWVRATWPSGGRRIALHLLAGALMSGIYLGPSWWAMARGMPAGVMALIGALQPLFTALVAVLWLRQHLPARTWGGLALGFGGVALVLAPRLAATDAGALPWPVVLAAAGSIVSLTLGAMVQKSRWLAQDDLRSASAVQNLGAVGVLLAMALTLGTPHWDGSAALWGSLAFAVVVLSIGGATLLIWLMRRGEATRTAALLLAVPPLAALEAWALFGETLAPLQLLGFVLAMAGVALARR; encoded by the coding sequence ATGGCCCATCCGCCCCCTTCCACCGGCCCGCACGCCACGACCAAGCCCCTTGCGCTGATGGCGCCCGGCGCATTCGTGCTGATCTGGTCCACCGGATTTTTGGTGGGGCGCGGCGTGGCGCCCCATGCCGACCCTTTCTGGTTTCTGTCTGCGCGATTTGCCTGCGTAGCGCTCGCCTTCAGCGCTGCTGCACTGTGGGTGCGCGCCACCTGGCCCAGCGGGGGGCGGCGCATTGCACTGCACTTGCTGGCCGGTGCCTTGATGAGCGGCATTTACCTGGGGCCGAGCTGGTGGGCCATGGCGCGTGGCATGCCCGCCGGGGTGATGGCATTGATCGGAGCGCTGCAGCCGCTGTTCACCGCCCTGGTGGCCGTGCTGTGGCTGCGGCAACACCTGCCTGCGCGCACCTGGGGCGGGTTGGCGCTGGGCTTTGGTGGCGTGGCCCTGGTGCTGGCCCCGCGCCTGGCTGCCACCGATGCCGGTGCGCTGCCATGGCCCGTGGTGCTGGCCGCAGCGGGGAGCATTGTGTCGCTCACCCTGGGGGCCATGGTGCAAAAGTCGCGCTGGCTAGCGCAAGACGACCTGCGCAGTGCCAGTGCGGTGCAAAACCTGGGCGCGGTGGGCGTGCTGCTTGCCATGGCCCTGACCCTGGGCACGCCCCACTGGGACGGCTCGGCCGCGCTGTGGGGTTCGTTGGCGTTTGCGGTGGTGGTGCTGTCGATTGGCGGTGCCACGCTGCTGATCTGGCTGATGCGCCGGGGCGAGGCCACCCGCACCGCCGCGCTGCTGCTGGCCGTGCCGCCGCTGGCCGCGCTGGAGGCCTGGGCCCTCTTTGGCGAAACGCTGGCCCCCTTGCAACTGCTGGGCTTTGTGCTGGCCATGGCTGGCGTGGCGCTGGCCAGGCGCTGA
- the ptsP gene encoding phosphoenolpyruvate--protein phosphotransferase, with amino-acid sequence MTFSVHGLAVARGIAIGRAVLVASSRVDVAHYFVQPEQVAAEIERVRQGRNAVVEELQRLQADMPTDAPPELTALLDVHLMLLQDEALTGGVKHWITERLYNAEWALTTQLEVIARQFDEMEDEYLRERKADLEQVVERILRYMKGVDSPVAPPISQRRKTQQDLLLDDTVDVPLVLVAHDLSPADMLQFKQSVFAGFVTDVGGKTSHTAIVARSMDIPAVVGARAASQLVRQDDWVIIDGDAGVMIVDPSPIILAEYGFRQRQGELERERLSRLRHTPAVTIDGQKIELLANIEQPDDAPTAVLAGAVGVGLFRSEFLFMGKTGKLPGEEAQYLAYRQALDGMQGLPVTIRTIDVGADKPLDKGHKDTHLNPALGLRAIRWSLADPAMFRTQLRAVLRAAAHGKVKLLFPMLAHVSEITQTLAQVELARAELDARGVAYGDVQLGAMIEIPAAALMVRTFFKYFDFLSIGTNDLIQYTLAIDRADEAVAHLYDPLHPAVLRLVADVIAEGHAQGKVVSVCGETAGDVTMTRLLLGLGLRSFSMHPAQILAVKQEVLRADTRKLTPWAQQVMLGEMSLTPGS; translated from the coding sequence ATGACCTTTTCCGTCCATGGCCTGGCCGTTGCGCGAGGTATCGCCATTGGCCGCGCCGTGCTGGTGGCGTCCAGCCGGGTGGATGTGGCGCATTACTTTGTCCAGCCCGAGCAGGTGGCTGCTGAAATTGAACGGGTGCGCCAGGGGCGCAATGCCGTGGTGGAAGAGCTGCAGCGCCTGCAGGCCGACATGCCCACCGACGCACCGCCCGAGTTGACGGCGCTGCTGGATGTGCACCTGATGCTGCTGCAGGACGAGGCCCTGACAGGTGGCGTCAAGCACTGGATTACCGAGCGCCTGTACAACGCCGAATGGGCGCTGACCACGCAGCTTGAAGTCATCGCGCGCCAGTTTGACGAGATGGAAGACGAGTACTTGCGTGAGCGCAAGGCCGATCTGGAGCAGGTGGTCGAGCGCATCCTGCGCTACATGAAAGGCGTGGACAGCCCTGTGGCGCCGCCCATCAGCCAGCGCCGCAAAACGCAACAAGACCTGCTGCTGGACGACACCGTGGACGTGCCCCTGGTGCTGGTGGCACACGACCTGTCTCCCGCCGACATGCTGCAGTTCAAGCAAAGCGTGTTTGCCGGTTTTGTGACGGACGTGGGTGGTAAGACATCGCACACCGCCATCGTGGCGCGCAGCATGGACATTCCGGCCGTGGTGGGCGCGCGTGCCGCCAGCCAACTGGTGCGCCAGGACGACTGGGTCATCATCGACGGCGATGCGGGCGTGATGATCGTGGACCCCTCGCCCATCATCCTGGCCGAGTACGGCTTTCGCCAGCGCCAGGGCGAGCTGGAACGCGAGCGCCTGTCTCGCCTGCGGCACACGCCTGCCGTCACCATCGATGGGCAAAAGATCGAGCTGCTGGCCAACATCGAGCAGCCCGACGACGCCCCCACTGCCGTGCTGGCCGGGGCCGTGGGGGTCGGGCTGTTTCGCAGCGAATTCCTCTTCATGGGCAAAACCGGCAAATTGCCGGGCGAGGAAGCGCAGTACCTGGCTTACCGGCAGGCGCTGGACGGTATGCAGGGCTTGCCTGTCACCATCCGCACCATCGACGTGGGGGCCGATAAGCCGCTGGACAAGGGCCACAAAGACACGCACCTGAACCCCGCCCTGGGCCTGCGCGCCATCCGCTGGAGTCTGGCCGACCCGGCCATGTTCCGCACCCAGCTGCGCGCCGTGCTGCGCGCAGCGGCGCATGGCAAGGTCAAGCTGCTGTTCCCCATGCTGGCGCATGTCTCTGAGATCACCCAGACCCTGGCCCAGGTGGAGCTGGCCCGGGCCGAGCTGGACGCGCGTGGCGTGGCCTATGGCGATGTGCAACTGGGCGCAATGATCGAGATTCCAGCGGCTGCGCTGATGGTGCGCACCTTCTTCAAATACTTCGATTTCCTGTCCATCGGCACCAACGATTTGATCCAGTACACGCTGGCCATTGACCGTGCCGACGAGGCCGTGGCGCACTTGTACGACCCGTTGCACCCCGCCGTGCTGCGGCTGGTGGCCGATGTGATTGCCGAAGGGCACGCCCAGGGTAAGGTGGTGTCGGTGTGCGGAGAGACTGCGGGCGATGTGACCATGACGCGCCTGCTGCTGGGCCTGGGTTTGCGCAGCTTCTCCATGCACCCGGCGCAGATCCTGGCGGTGAAGCAGGAAGTGCTGCGCGCCGATACCCGCAAGCTCACGCCTTGGGCGCAGCAGGTGATGCTGGGCGAGATGTCGCTCACGCCTGGCAGTTGA